The DNA sequence GGCACGTCGAGGCGGTCGCCGGCCATGCGGATGGTTTCCCCGCCGGAGGGCGTGCGCAGCGTGTCATATGCAGGAGACGCGTCGGACATGGGGGTTTCTCGAAAGGTTTCGGGGATCTTCGCCGACCCGGGGCCGGCGGTGGTGGGAGGAGAGAGTACGCCCGCCCTTCACCGATGACAAACCGCTCAGACTGTATACATGCACGTCGTACGTATACGCCGTGTGCAAGCAGGACCTCATGTGGAATCTCATGGCAACGCCGTACGGGAGCCGACCGAGGCGGCTCCCGTACGGTAACAATCTACCGATCAGTGGCTTATGGGCACGATCTGCAGACCCAGCACGAAGGTCAGATCGGTTTCGAGTTGTGGGCCCTCGAGGTCGCGAACGAGGGGTAGGAGCACCTCGCCGGCGATCCGAAACGCCCTGGCCCGGGGGATGTAGAGGTTGAAGCTCACCCCCCCCTCGACCACCGTCCCAGCGCGGAGATCGGTGCGGGCCGTGGGTACCATCTGCGGGTTCACGCTGGGCGCGGCGTCCCTCCCGTCGATGTTCCCGATCCGGGTGGCGACCAGCCGCACGCCCGCCGAGACGTTGCGCCCCAGCACCCGAGCCCACCAGGCCGTTCCCTGCACCTTGTTGCCGAGCGCCCAGTCACGGTCGTTCCTGCCCGTGCGCATCACGGCGTTCCCCTGGGCTCCCCAGGACCAGTCGCCGGCCTGGCCCAGCCACGTAAGGCCGGGGCGCAAGTCGAGCGTGCCGGACCCGATCTGCATGGGGTAGGGGAGCTGAACTTCCATCCCCTGACTGATGGGGAGGACACC is a window from the Candidatus Palauibacter australiensis genome containing:
- a CDS encoding transporter, whose amino-acid sequence is MKKSTMLGAFALLVLAAPVAAQWNASRADSHAPVGVMGDHRHEASEVMLSYRYMAMTMEGSRIGTDPIADADIVSPGGGFMITPTRMPMTMHMFGAMFAPSDRITFMAMLPFVSSSMDHITRHGGSFTTESSGMGDIRVGAMVGLADWANQSLHLNAMVGLPTGSIEEKGVLPISQGMEVQLPYPMQIGSGTLDLRPGLTWLGQAGDWSWGAQGNAVMRTGRNDRDWALGNKVQGTAWWARVLGRNVSAGVRLVATRIGNIDGRDAAPSVNPQMVPTARTDLRAGTVVEGGVSFNLYIPRARAFRIAGEVLLPLVRDLEGPQLETDLTFVLGLQIVPISH